From a region of the Tiliqua scincoides isolate rTilSci1 chromosome 4, rTilSci1.hap2, whole genome shotgun sequence genome:
- the IFT52 gene encoding intraflagellar transport protein 52 homolog isoform X2, which yields MEGEIRNTIIFNASKKEIFTMNSGYRIMQKKLRSNWKIQSLKDEITSEKLAGVKLWITAGPREKFTAAEFEVLKKYLENGGDILVMLGEGGESRYDTNINFLLEEYGIMVNNDAVVRNVYYKYFHPKEALVSNGVLNREISRAAGKTVSGIIDEDSSGNDSQALTFVYPFGATLNVMKPAVAVLSTGSVCFPLNRPILAFYHYKNQGGKLAVLGSSHMFSDQYLEKEENSKIMDVLFQWLTTSDIHLNQIDAEDPEISDYTMLPDIATLSERLRVCLQEGDENPRDFTTLFDMSIYQLDTTALPKIIKAYEQLNVKYEPLQLIQPQFETPLPALQPAVFPPAFRELPPPSLDLFDLDETFSSERARLAQITNKCTEDDLEFYVRKCGDILGVTNKLPKEQQDAKHILEHIFFQVVEFKKLNQEHDVDTSETGFQSGF from the exons ATGGAGGGAGAAATTCGGAATACAATAATTTTCAATGCTTCCAAAAAGGAGATTTTTACTATGAACAGTGGCTATAGGATAATGCAAAAAAAACTTCGAAGTAACTGGAAAATACAGAG CTTAAAAGATGAAATTACTTCAGAGAAACTGGCTGGTGTAAAACTGTGGATTACAGCAGGACCCAGAGAAAAGTTTACGGCTGCTGAA TTTGAGGTTCTGAAGAAGTACCTAGAAAATGGTGGGGATATcttggtgatgctgggagaaggTGGTGAATCTCGATATGATACCAACATCAACTTCTTATTAGAAGAGTACGGGATCATGGTCAATAATG ATGCTGTGGTGAGAAATGTGTATTACAAATACTTCCATCCTAAAGAAGCTTTGGTCTCCAATGGAGTTTTAAATCG GGAAATCAGCAGAGCAGCAGGCAAAACGGTGTCTGGGATTATAGATGAAGACAGCAGTGGAAATGACTCGCA GGCTCTTACTTTTGTGTATCCCTTTGGTGCCACTCTGAACGTGATGAAACCAGCAGTGGCTGTTCTCTCCACAGGATCTGTCTGTTTTCCTCTTAATAGACCCATCTTGGCTTTCTATCATTATAAG AATCAAGGTGGCAAGTTAGCAGTGCTAGGCTCTTCTCATATGTTCAGTGATCAAtatttggaaaaagaagaaaacagcaaGATAATG GATGTCCTTTTCCAATGGCTTACAACAAGTGACATCCATTTAAATCAAATTGATGCGGAAGATCCAGAG ATATCTGATTATACAATGCTTCCTGATATAGCTACCCTGTCAGAGCGACTACGTGTTTGCCTGCAGGAGGGGGATGAGAACCCACGAGACTTCACAACACTCTTTGACATGTCCATTTACCAGCTCGATACTACAGCACTCCCGAAAATCATCAA AGCTTATGAACAGTTGAATGTGAAATATGAACCTCTTCAGCTTATTCAACCTCAGTTTGAAACTCCACTACCAGCACTTCAACCTGCA GTTTTTCCACCTGCCTTCAGagagctgcctcctcccagtctggACCTGTTTGATTTAGATGAAACTTTCTCTTCTGAGAGAGCTCGTCTTGCCCAAATAACAAACAAAT GTACTGAAGATGATCTAGAATTCTATGTCAGGAAATGTGGCGATATCCTCGGAGTAACAAATAAACTTCCAAAGGAGCAGCAAGATGCCAAACACATCTTGGAACACATTTTCTTCCAAGTGGTCGAGTTTAAGAAGCTAAATCAG GAACATGATGTTGATACAAGTGAAACTGGATTCCAGAGTGGTTTCTGA
- the IFT52 gene encoding intraflagellar transport protein 52 homolog isoform X1 yields MVATPQVTMEGEIRNTIIFNASKKEIFTMNSGYRIMQKKLRSNWKIQSLKDEITSEKLAGVKLWITAGPREKFTAAEFEVLKKYLENGGDILVMLGEGGESRYDTNINFLLEEYGIMVNNDAVVRNVYYKYFHPKEALVSNGVLNREISRAAGKTVSGIIDEDSSGNDSQALTFVYPFGATLNVMKPAVAVLSTGSVCFPLNRPILAFYHYKNQGGKLAVLGSSHMFSDQYLEKEENSKIMDVLFQWLTTSDIHLNQIDAEDPEISDYTMLPDIATLSERLRVCLQEGDENPRDFTTLFDMSIYQLDTTALPKIIKAYEQLNVKYEPLQLIQPQFETPLPALQPAVFPPAFRELPPPSLDLFDLDETFSSERARLAQITNKCTEDDLEFYVRKCGDILGVTNKLPKEQQDAKHILEHIFFQVVEFKKLNQEHDVDTSETGFQSGF; encoded by the exons GTAACCATGGAGGGAGAAATTCGGAATACAATAATTTTCAATGCTTCCAAAAAGGAGATTTTTACTATGAACAGTGGCTATAGGATAATGCAAAAAAAACTTCGAAGTAACTGGAAAATACAGAG CTTAAAAGATGAAATTACTTCAGAGAAACTGGCTGGTGTAAAACTGTGGATTACAGCAGGACCCAGAGAAAAGTTTACGGCTGCTGAA TTTGAGGTTCTGAAGAAGTACCTAGAAAATGGTGGGGATATcttggtgatgctgggagaaggTGGTGAATCTCGATATGATACCAACATCAACTTCTTATTAGAAGAGTACGGGATCATGGTCAATAATG ATGCTGTGGTGAGAAATGTGTATTACAAATACTTCCATCCTAAAGAAGCTTTGGTCTCCAATGGAGTTTTAAATCG GGAAATCAGCAGAGCAGCAGGCAAAACGGTGTCTGGGATTATAGATGAAGACAGCAGTGGAAATGACTCGCA GGCTCTTACTTTTGTGTATCCCTTTGGTGCCACTCTGAACGTGATGAAACCAGCAGTGGCTGTTCTCTCCACAGGATCTGTCTGTTTTCCTCTTAATAGACCCATCTTGGCTTTCTATCATTATAAG AATCAAGGTGGCAAGTTAGCAGTGCTAGGCTCTTCTCATATGTTCAGTGATCAAtatttggaaaaagaagaaaacagcaaGATAATG GATGTCCTTTTCCAATGGCTTACAACAAGTGACATCCATTTAAATCAAATTGATGCGGAAGATCCAGAG ATATCTGATTATACAATGCTTCCTGATATAGCTACCCTGTCAGAGCGACTACGTGTTTGCCTGCAGGAGGGGGATGAGAACCCACGAGACTTCACAACACTCTTTGACATGTCCATTTACCAGCTCGATACTACAGCACTCCCGAAAATCATCAA AGCTTATGAACAGTTGAATGTGAAATATGAACCTCTTCAGCTTATTCAACCTCAGTTTGAAACTCCACTACCAGCACTTCAACCTGCA GTTTTTCCACCTGCCTTCAGagagctgcctcctcccagtctggACCTGTTTGATTTAGATGAAACTTTCTCTTCTGAGAGAGCTCGTCTTGCCCAAATAACAAACAAAT GTACTGAAGATGATCTAGAATTCTATGTCAGGAAATGTGGCGATATCCTCGGAGTAACAAATAAACTTCCAAAGGAGCAGCAAGATGCCAAACACATCTTGGAACACATTTTCTTCCAAGTGGTCGAGTTTAAGAAGCTAAATCAG GAACATGATGTTGATACAAGTGAAACTGGATTCCAGAGTGGTTTCTGA